A window from Bacteroidales bacterium encodes these proteins:
- a CDS encoding electron transport complex subunit E, producing MSNLKYFTNGFIKENPSLVLVLGTCPTLAVTTAAMNGIGMGAATTFVLVFSNLLIAALKNFIPDKVRIAAFILVIATFVTIVDLVMKAYTPDLYKTLGIFIPLIVVNCIILGRAEAFAQKNAVVPAILDGLGMGIGFTLAITLMGAIREVLGNGTLFDIRLVSQEARTILIFILPPGAFITYGYLIAIMNSYKKKYNI from the coding sequence ATGAGTAATCTAAAGTATTTCACTAATGGGTTTATCAAGGAGAATCCATCCTTGGTTCTGGTATTGGGTACTTGTCCGACCCTTGCTGTCACTACTGCAGCCATGAATGGAATCGGGATGGGAGCTGCAACCACCTTTGTTTTGGTTTTCTCAAATCTGCTCATCGCCGCACTAAAGAATTTTATCCCTGACAAAGTAAGGATTGCCGCATTTATCCTTGTGATCGCTACTTTCGTTACTATTGTTGACCTGGTAATGAAGGCATACACACCTGACCTTTACAAAACACTGGGCATTTTTATTCCTCTGATTGTTGTAAACTGCATTATTCTTGGCCGTGCAGAAGCTTTTGCCCAGAAAAATGCTGTGGTTCCTGCTATCCTTGATGGTTTAGGAATGGGAATCGGGTTCACCCTGGCTATCACCTTGATGGGTGCCATCAGGGAAGTCCTGGGAAATGGTACCCTGTTCGATATTCGCCTTGTTTCCCAGGAAGCCAGGACAATCCTCATCTTCATTCTGCCCCCGGGTGCTTTCATCACTTATGGCTATCTGATTGCCATCATGAACAGCTACAAAAAGAAGTATAATATCTGA
- a CDS encoding ATP-binding cassette domain-containing protein, translated as MGLDTIIGISDASVFQKNILILSEVTLSIDKGEFVYLIGKTGAGKSSLLKTIYAELPLMEGEAEIAGYKLKEIRSKDKPYLRRKLGIVFQDFQLLNDRSVNDNLIFVMKATGWKDDDAMRHRMNEVLDKVGLITKGFKMPHQLSGGEQQRVCIARALINDPELILADEPTGNLDPETSEGIMQLLIDISNAGRAVFMATHNFALIKKFPFRTVKCEGGKVIELPNPIAIAMEE; from the coding sequence ATGGGTCTGGATACAATTATTGGAATTTCTGATGCTTCTGTTTTTCAGAAAAATATTCTCATACTTTCGGAGGTAACTCTATCTATTGATAAGGGAGAATTTGTTTACCTGATTGGTAAGACGGGTGCAGGAAAAAGCAGCCTGTTGAAGACAATTTATGCCGAACTGCCTTTAATGGAAGGGGAAGCAGAGATTGCAGGTTATAAATTAAAGGAGATCCGGTCGAAAGATAAACCCTATCTGCGTAGAAAACTGGGCATCGTATTCCAGGATTTTCAATTACTGAATGATCGGTCTGTTAATGATAACCTGATCTTCGTAATGAAAGCCACTGGCTGGAAAGACGATGATGCCATGCGGCACAGGATGAATGAAGTACTTGACAAGGTCGGACTGATCACAAAAGGTTTTAAAATGCCCCATCAGCTCTCGGGAGGAGAACAACAGAGAGTGTGTATTGCCAGGGCTCTTATCAACGACCCGGAACTGATTCTTGCAGATGAACCCACTGGGAATCTTGACCCGGAAACTTCTGAAGGAATTATGCAACTCCTCATTGATATCAGTAATGCCGGGAGAGCTGTATTTATGGCTACACATAACTTTGCCCTGATTAAAAAATTTCCCTTCCGGACGGTTAAATGTGAAGGTGGTAAAGTTATCGAACTGCCTAACCCGATTGCGATTGCCATGGAAGAATAA
- a CDS encoding RnfABCDGE type electron transport complex subunit D: protein MQLLTISGSPHVHAEQPVQKIMWGVVLALIPAYLVSLWYFGIGALIASIVAVVTCIGVEYLVARFILKQTPTIWDGSAVVTGLLLAFNVPSNIPWWQLVIGSLFAIAVAKMSFGGLGKNPFNPALAGRVFMLISFPVDMTSWPLPLQNRFVLVDALTGPTSLGIVKEGVKNGESISQLTQQIPSQMDMFLGGIGGSLGEVSALALLLGGLFMLYKKIITWHIPVSYLLTVLLFTGVLWLIDPTKNIDPVFHLLAGGLMLGAIFMATDMATSPMTWSGMLIYGFGCGILTVLIRVWGAYPEGVSFAILIMNAVTPLINKGFKPKRFGMNK, encoded by the coding sequence ATGCAGTTGTTAACTATTTCCGGATCTCCGCATGTTCATGCTGAACAGCCTGTTCAAAAGATCATGTGGGGTGTTGTGCTTGCCTTGATTCCCGCCTACCTGGTGTCGCTATGGTATTTTGGGATTGGTGCCCTTATTGCATCCATTGTGGCAGTCGTGACCTGTATAGGCGTCGAGTACCTGGTTGCGCGATTTATTCTCAAACAGACACCAACCATTTGGGATGGTTCGGCAGTTGTTACCGGACTGCTTCTGGCTTTTAATGTACCCAGTAATATTCCCTGGTGGCAGCTTGTAATTGGAAGTCTTTTTGCCATTGCAGTAGCAAAGATGTCTTTTGGCGGCCTGGGCAAAAACCCTTTTAACCCGGCACTTGCAGGCCGTGTGTTTATGCTGATTTCTTTCCCGGTGGATATGACTTCATGGCCTTTACCATTGCAGAACCGTTTTGTTTTGGTGGATGCACTAACAGGGCCAACTTCTCTCGGAATAGTGAAGGAAGGTGTGAAAAACGGGGAATCGATTTCACAGCTTACCCAGCAAATTCCTTCCCAGATGGATATGTTCCTGGGGGGTATCGGGGGATCTCTTGGTGAAGTATCAGCCCTGGCCTTATTATTGGGAGGCCTATTTATGCTGTATAAGAAAATTATAACCTGGCATATACCGGTATCTTACCTGCTTACAGTGCTTCTTTTTACAGGTGTACTCTGGTTGATTGACCCGACAAAAAATATAGACCCTGTTTTCCATCTTCTTGCCGGAGGTCTGATGTTGGGCGCAATTTTTATGGCTACTGACATGGCCACTTCACCGATGACCTGGTCGGGGATGCTGATATATGGTTTTGGCTGTGGGATACTCACGGTCCTGATCAGGGTATGGGGAGCCTACCCCGAAGGAGTCTCTTTTGCCATTCTGATTATGAATGCTGTTACTCCATTGATTAATAAAGGATTTAAACCCAAAAGGTTTGGGATGAACAAATAA
- the rsxC gene encoding electron transport complex subunit RsxC, with translation MLKTFKIGGVHPEESKLSANSPIEPIPIPSKVIIPVGQSLGTPATVIVEKGAEVKVGQLIAKGEAFISANIHSTVSGKVNKIDEVTDQSGYRRKAIIIDVEGDVWEDSIDRTSTLVTDCILNPEEITKKINAMGIVGLGGATFPSHVKLMVPQGKKAELLIINGVECEPYLTSDHRLMLEKGEEILVGVQLLMKALKVEKAAIGIESNKPDAIAHLQKLIKEGSGIYVVPLKVKYPQGAEKQLIKAVTGREVPSMKLPIEVGCVVNNVGTAFAVYEAIQKNKPLIDRVVTVTGKSLKKPSNFMVRIGTPVEELIKYAGGLPEDTGKVISGGPMMGKALNSTDVPVVKGTSGILVIPASESKRVTVQNCIRCARCVSVCPMGLEPYLLERVVSTGNLDMAEQHRILDCMECGSCHFTCPSGRSLLDYLRLGKARVGHIVRTRVNN, from the coding sequence ATGCTGAAGACATTTAAAATTGGGGGTGTTCACCCTGAAGAGAGTAAACTTTCTGCCAATAGTCCCATTGAGCCTATTCCAATTCCTTCAAAAGTTATCATTCCGGTAGGACAGAGCCTTGGAACTCCGGCTACCGTGATTGTTGAAAAGGGAGCCGAAGTAAAAGTAGGGCAATTGATAGCAAAAGGTGAAGCCTTTATATCAGCAAATATCCATTCAACAGTTTCAGGTAAGGTTAATAAGATTGATGAGGTTACCGACCAGAGTGGATACCGTAGAAAAGCCATCATCATTGATGTTGAAGGTGATGTGTGGGAAGATTCCATTGACCGTACATCTACTCTTGTGACAGATTGTATTTTGAATCCTGAAGAAATCACAAAGAAAATTAATGCAATGGGAATCGTAGGCCTTGGGGGTGCTACTTTCCCATCCCATGTGAAACTTATGGTTCCGCAGGGTAAAAAAGCTGAATTGCTAATTATCAATGGTGTTGAATGTGAGCCTTACCTGACCTCTGATCATAGGCTAATGCTGGAGAAAGGGGAGGAGATTCTTGTTGGGGTACAACTACTCATGAAAGCCTTGAAAGTTGAAAAAGCCGCCATTGGTATAGAGAGTAATAAACCAGATGCTATCGCCCACCTTCAGAAACTCATCAAAGAAGGATCAGGTATTTATGTAGTACCATTAAAAGTTAAATATCCTCAAGGAGCTGAAAAGCAATTGATCAAAGCTGTAACGGGACGGGAAGTGCCTTCAATGAAGCTTCCTATTGAAGTGGGTTGTGTGGTAAATAATGTCGGGACAGCCTTTGCCGTTTATGAGGCCATTCAGAAAAACAAGCCCTTGATTGACAGGGTAGTAACCGTTACCGGGAAGTCGTTGAAGAAGCCGTCAAATTTCATGGTAAGGATTGGCACTCCTGTAGAAGAACTCATTAAATACGCCGGTGGGCTCCCTGAAGATACAGGCAAAGTGATCAGTGGCGGGCCGATGATGGGTAAAGCATTGAATTCAACAGACGTCCCGGTTGTAAAAGGCACTTCCGGTATCCTTGTGATCCCTGCTTCCGAATCCAAACGTGTCACCGTACAAAACTGTATCCGGTGTGCAAGATGTGTAAGTGTTTGCCCGATGGGGCTGGAACCTTACCTGCTTGAAAGGGTGGTGAGTACAGGGAACCTTGACATGGCTGAGCAGCATCGCATCCTGGATTGCATGGAATGTGGTTCCTGTCATTTTACCTGCCCTTCCGGCCGATCATTGCTTGATTATCTCAGGCTGGGAAAAGCCAGGGTCGGACATATAGTAAGAACGAGAGTCAATAATTAA
- a CDS encoding RnfABCDGE type electron transport complex subunit G, protein MSKKLESTLKNMILSLLLISAVMAAALGFVYSVTKEPIEKANKAKEIQAIKEVLPAFNNDPTLEVKVIEGLTFYPASKDGKNVGVAVKTYTEKAFSGRFDMMVGFNPDGSIHNTVVLDQKETPGLGTKMKEPKFKDQFNNLNIGTLNGKEVKVKKDGGSIDAITAATITSRAFCDGVQKAYSLYKKNFTAQDTDSVPMKDGGAR, encoded by the coding sequence ATGTCAAAGAAATTAGAATCGACCCTGAAAAATATGATCCTCTCACTGCTGCTAATCTCGGCAGTGATGGCTGCAGCCCTGGGATTTGTATACAGCGTGACCAAGGAACCGATTGAAAAAGCCAATAAAGCCAAGGAAATCCAGGCTATTAAAGAGGTGCTGCCCGCTTTTAATAATGACCCTACTCTGGAAGTTAAGGTTATTGAAGGACTGACCTTTTATCCGGCTTCAAAAGATGGAAAAAACGTTGGAGTAGCGGTGAAAACCTATACGGAAAAAGCATTCAGTGGCCGTTTCGATATGATGGTAGGATTCAATCCTGATGGAAGCATCCATAATACCGTTGTCCTGGATCAAAAGGAAACCCCTGGCCTTGGAACCAAAATGAAGGAACCAAAATTTAAAGATCAGTTTAATAATCTGAATATCGGGACCCTTAACGGGAAAGAAGTGAAAGTTAAAAAGGATGGTGGTTCCATTGATGCTATAACTGCTGCTACTATTACATCAAGGGCGTTCTGTGATGGCGTCCAGAAGGCTTATTCTCTCTATAAAAAGAATTTTACTGCACAGGATACTGATTCAGTTCCAATGAAAGACGGAGGTGCCAGATGA
- a CDS encoding RnfABCDGE type electron transport complex subunit A, with protein sequence MDLIKIIILALVVNNVVLAQFLGICPFLGVSNKVGTSIGMGAAVIFVMALANLVTYLIQVFILVPLHIEFMQTISFIFVIAFLVQVVEIILKKVAPPLYQALGIYLPLITTNCAVLGIAILAVQKNYSLVSSVVYASATAVGFTLAMILMAGIREQMELNGYPKGMKGFPLSLITAGLLSLAFMGFSGLVK encoded by the coding sequence ATGGACCTCATAAAAATCATCATACTCGCCCTGGTTGTCAATAATGTCGTTTTAGCGCAATTCCTTGGCATTTGTCCATTTCTTGGCGTTTCAAATAAAGTAGGAACCTCCATTGGGATGGGAGCTGCTGTTATCTTTGTCATGGCACTTGCAAACCTGGTAACTTATCTCATCCAGGTTTTCATCCTTGTGCCACTGCATATTGAGTTCATGCAGACGATAAGCTTCATTTTTGTGATTGCCTTCCTTGTGCAGGTGGTTGAAATCATCCTGAAGAAGGTTGCTCCTCCATTGTACCAGGCGCTAGGGATTTATCTTCCCCTTATTACCACAAACTGCGCTGTTCTTGGGATTGCGATTCTTGCCGTTCAGAAAAATTATTCTTTGGTTTCAAGTGTTGTGTATGCTTCGGCTACAGCAGTAGGATTTACACTGGCCATGATCCTGATGGCTGGTATCAGGGAACAAATGGAGCTAAACGGATATCCGAAAGGTATGAAGGGTTTCCCCCTTTCATTGATTACAGCCGGGCTGTTGTCACTTGCTTTCATGGGTTTTTCAGGACTTGTGAAATAA
- a CDS encoding RnfABCDGE type electron transport complex subunit B, translated as MNQAILLAVAALGAIGIASAVILYFVAQKFKVIEDPRIDQVNDLLPGANCGGCGFAGCRNFAESIIKAGSLEGMNCPVGGNTVMKQVAAELGWEAAESDPMIAVIRCFGSRTHAPAKLVYDGASSCQFAHSLYNGESGCPNGCIGLADCVNACQFDAMYMDEETGLPVIIEDKCVNCGACVKSCPRKIIEMRKQGPKNRRIYVGCINTEKGVISKKNCEVACIGCGKCVKICKFEAITLEHNLAYIDFGKCTLCRKCVEECPTHSIYEINFSPRKPKQEVEVKEEVGV; from the coding sequence ATGAATCAGGCAATTCTTCTCGCGGTAGCTGCATTAGGAGCCATAGGTATCGCTTCGGCAGTCATTCTGTATTTTGTTGCGCAGAAATTTAAGGTGATCGAAGATCCTCGGATCGACCAGGTGAATGATTTGTTACCGGGCGCGAATTGTGGCGGATGCGGTTTTGCAGGATGCAGGAATTTCGCAGAATCGATTATTAAAGCCGGTAGCCTGGAAGGGATGAATTGTCCTGTAGGTGGAAATACTGTTATGAAACAGGTTGCCGCTGAATTGGGATGGGAAGCGGCAGAATCTGATCCGATGATAGCAGTTATCAGGTGTTTCGGTTCCAGAACCCATGCGCCTGCCAAATTAGTATATGATGGAGCCTCCAGCTGCCAGTTCGCCCATAGCCTGTATAATGGGGAAAGCGGTTGCCCGAATGGATGTATCGGACTTGCTGATTGTGTCAACGCATGCCAGTTCGACGCCATGTATATGGATGAGGAGACTGGACTTCCGGTTATCATCGAAGATAAATGTGTGAATTGTGGTGCCTGTGTGAAATCCTGCCCGAGGAAGATCATTGAAATGAGGAAGCAAGGGCCTAAAAACAGGCGTATCTATGTTGGGTGTATTAATACTGAGAAAGGAGTTATCTCAAAGAAAAACTGTGAAGTAGCCTGTATTGGTTGCGGAAAATGTGTTAAAATCTGCAAGTTTGAAGCGATCACACTGGAACATAACCTGGCCTATATCGACTTTGGTAAGTGTACCCTGTGTCGCAAATGTGTTGAGGAATGTCCGACCCATTCTATCTATGAAATCAATTTTAGTCCCCGAAAACCCAAGCAGGAGGTTGAAGTTAAAGAAGAAGTTGGAGTTTAG
- a CDS encoding glycosyltransferase family 1 protein, producing MENRHINIVSFSIPFPANYGGVIDVYHKLVALHSLGIRIHLHCFRYDRQPAPELDSLCETIHYYPRLTGVAVHLSTLPYIVRGRNNPELLKNLLANDYPILFEGLHSCYFLNHPALKGRKLIYRESNIEHHYYYHLFRAEKKISHKLFFLLESIKLKLFQSKLSHASAMLAVSEKDTEYLQNRFPGKEVHYLPSFHGNIEPSGKPGMGNYAFYHGNLAVSENTLAAEFLIKEVFNDLEIPLIIAGLNPPQSLRDLAAQYNITIFANTSAEKMEELLREAQVNVLITFQATGLKLKLLNTLFKGRHVLVNSKMLAGTGLDDLCEKAEDASGLKIELKRLIHTPFDGKTSEQRAKILTERYSDKVNAKKLLEYLF from the coding sequence ATGGAGAACCGTCATATCAATATTGTTTCATTCTCGATACCATTTCCGGCAAATTACGGTGGTGTGATTGATGTTTACCATAAGCTGGTGGCTCTTCATTCATTAGGAATACGTATCCACCTGCATTGTTTCAGATACGACCGTCAACCTGCTCCCGAGCTTGATTCTTTATGTGAAACCATCCATTACTATCCGAGATTAACAGGGGTGGCTGTACATCTTTCTACATTACCTTACATTGTCAGAGGCAGAAACAACCCTGAGTTATTGAAAAACCTGCTTGCCAATGATTATCCGATACTTTTCGAAGGACTTCATTCCTGTTATTTCCTCAATCACCCGGCATTAAAAGGGAGGAAGCTAATCTACAGGGAAAGCAATATCGAACATCATTATTATTACCATCTGTTTCGCGCTGAAAAAAAGATTTCACACAAGCTCTTTTTTCTGCTGGAAAGCATAAAACTAAAACTTTTCCAGTCGAAGCTCAGTCATGCAAGTGCCATGCTTGCAGTATCGGAGAAGGATACAGAATACCTGCAAAACCGCTTTCCCGGGAAAGAGGTACATTATCTTCCCAGTTTCCATGGGAATATTGAACCTTCAGGCAAGCCAGGGATGGGCAACTATGCATTCTATCACGGGAACCTGGCTGTTTCAGAAAACACCCTTGCAGCAGAATTCCTCATCAAAGAGGTTTTCAATGACCTTGAAATACCGCTGATAATTGCAGGGTTAAACCCGCCTCAAAGTCTGCGTGACCTGGCAGCACAATACAATATCACCATTTTTGCCAATACAAGTGCGGAGAAAATGGAAGAATTGCTCAGAGAAGCCCAGGTAAATGTATTGATCACTTTCCAGGCTACCGGATTGAAACTTAAATTGCTAAACACCCTATTCAAAGGCCGGCATGTGCTGGTAAATTCGAAAATGCTGGCTGGCACCGGACTGGATGACCTCTGTGAAAAAGCAGAAGATGCATCAGGACTTAAAATAGAGTTGAAAAGACTGATTCATACCCCGTTTGATGGTAAAACCAGTGAGCAAAGGGCTAAAATCCTGACAGAGAGATATTCCGACAAGGTGAATGCAAAGAAATTACTGGAATATTTATTTTAG